CTAACCATCTGTGCCATTTTGACGGTGATGAACGTCCGTGAGTACACACCAGCGGAACTGGAGCTGTATCAAGGACCACCGGCGCAGACGAAGCCGAGTTACTGGCAGTTAATCAAGCAGGCACCACCGATTTTTTGGACGATTGCGCTAGTGCAGGGGCTGTGTTTCGTGGCCTTTGCGCTGTTGTGGACATACGGTGCCGGAACCATTGCTGCCAACGTTTATCACACCACTAATCCAGCCAGTGCGGCGTACCAGCAGGGAGGAAATCTCTTTGGGGTGTTATCCGGAGTGTACGCCTTAGCCGCCTCCGTTCTGGCAGTAGGATTAGGCCGGGTGCCACGCCGGTATCAAGTGCATGCATTGGGCGGAAGCTTAGCGGTTGGAGCCGTGGGCTTTGTGGGGATTGGAATTTTACATTCTATCTTAGGCATGGTGCTGGCCTTCATTCTAATTGGATCCCGCTCCCTACCTGTCTAACGACACCAATCTTAGGCATGGTGCTGGCCTTCATTCTAATTGGAGTTGGCTGGGCTGGGATTATCATCTACCCATTGGCTTTTGTGATGGATGCGATTCCAGCACAGAATGCCGGAGTCTATCAGGGGCTATTTAACGCCCAAGTTTGTGTCCCGCAAATTGTGGCTTCGCTCCTAAGCGTGCTGATCTTACCGTTGATTGGTAATTCGTTACCGACGTTAATGCTAATTGGGAGTTTGTTCTGGATTGCCGGCACGCTTGCCGTGGGCCTAGTGAAACTTAAATAAAGCTGCGCCAAACAAAAATCCGCTAACCAAACGAGGCTAGCGGATTTTTTTAATCTGTTTTATTGGTGTTCGTGAACCGTTTTGGGTTCTTTAAAGAAGCACACGTATTCAAAGTAGGCTAATAAGAGGCCAGAAACTAAAGCGCCCCAAATACCAGCCATGTAGTACAGACCAAGCACGGCGGTGATTCCAACGGCACTAACCGTTAAAATCAATGACCAACGTTGCATCGTGGATAGTTCTTGGGTGTGACCCATGAAACTAATTCCTAAAACGCCGGCACTTACGAAACCAACGATTCCGATTAATGCATGTAATAAGATAACCATTGCGATTCTCCTTTCTGCGATGTTCCTACCTTTATTTTATCATGTTTCCGCTTTCACGGGGGGAATAATTTGAGCTTGTGAAGGGATTGGGGCGTTAGTTAGTTTTGATTATAAGCTAATTCTAACCAACATCACAAACGGGCTAGAATTACTGGCAGTGCTACCGTTTCGCACTAATCTCTGCTATACTAAGAAAGACGATTATTGATATAAAACAGACACAAAATGTTAATATTTTGGAGGAAACTATATTGAATAATAGCAAGTACGCGTTCCGAGTCATTCCACAAGACGAACGGAATATGAACTACTGGGACATGTTTGCCACGTGGTTTGGCGCGAACGCCAATAACGGGACCTGGTTCATCGGGGGCGTGGTAGCCGCCTGTGGCTTGATTGGTGGGACGACCGCAACGTTAATTGCCGGAGTGCTGGCCTACATCTTTTTGAGCATGTTGGGATACGTGGGTTACCAAACCGGAGCCACGACCACAGTGTTATCCCGGGGATCGTTCGGGATTCGCGGAAGTATTATTCCGTCGCTGATTAACATCACCTTGTTCTTGGGATGGACGGCCGTGAATACCTTCATTGCGGCAACCTCGTTAGCCTTCATTTTCCATAGCCTCTTTAACTGGCCACTCTTTGGTCATCCGGGTGGGAACCTCGGGATGATTGTCGGAATTGGAATTATGAGTGTGCTACACATTTTGAGTATCGTGGCAGGCCAACGTTCCGTGCAGTTAGTGGAACGGATTGGAGTCGTGCTGGTCATCATCTTTGTGATTTTGGAAACGATTGTGGTCTTTAAGAACGTTTCCATGACCGACCTGTTACACTATCGGATTCCAGCGGCACAAAAGATGCCGTTTGGGCTGGGAATCGATACGATTGCCGATGCTAGTCTAGGCTGGGTTACCGGTGCCGCTGACTTTACCCGGTTCACGCGCAAAAAGCACGTGGCCATCAGTGCTCCGTTCTGGGGCGCCCTGCTCGGGTTAATGAGTTTCACGTTGATTGGGATTTGTACCACGATTAGCGTGGCCATGACGTCTGGAAGTTACGATCCGAACAACTCTGATCCTAGTATCATTGCCAATAAGCTTGGCCTTGGCTTCATCGCTATGATTGTGATTGTCTTGACCAGTATGACGGCCAACGCGGTTAACATTCAGGCCGGGGCTTCCGCTTTGAACAACGTCTTTCACAAGGTTAGTTTCAACAAGTCATTGGTTATTATTACGCTTGTTTCCATGTTATTAACCTTTGTGCCGTTGCTAAACGGAAGTTTCTTAGCCTCCTTCACGTCCTTCTTGGACTACACGGGAATGCTGCTGGGACCAATCATCGCCATCATGTGTGTCGATTACTTCCTCTTAAACTGGAAGAATTACACGCCCCAAACCTTGGCTAATCCAAAGGGACAACTCTGGTACCAGGGTGGTTACAACGTGATTGCGATTGTGACACTGGTCTTAGGCGTGATTTTGTACCTGGTTTTGAAGAACATGCCGGTCATTAAAGAGACCGTCGGCGCTACGTTTATCTCGATGATTTTCTCCGCCATTGTCTACTACGGATTGTCCCGTGGTTTTGGCCTAGAAAAAAATACGAAGTAGTAAGAAAAAATATGTTATAATAAGTTCAGAATAAAAAGTTGGGGTGCCACGAGCTGAGATTAAACCCATTGAACCTGATGTAGTTAGGACTGCCGCAGGGAACGATTATCGCGTTTGAAAAGCTGATTGTTACTAGTGCAATCATAAATTCGTTTTTCAAAGCACTCAGCCGTGGTTGAGTGCTTTTTATTATGGCTAAATTACAAACGGAGGACGAAATTATGAAACGCTGGGTATCAGAATGGCATTTGAAAAACATCATTTTAGTAACGTTAATTGGTATTATCACGGGATTGATTTTCTGGATTATGGACCCGATTTACACGGCCGTGACAGCGGTATTAACGCCGTTGGGCTTGGCACCGTTTGCCGGTTCGATCCTGCTCGGATTCTGGACGATGGCTGGTCCACTGGCACTATTGGTAGTTCGGATTCCCGGTTCCGGATTGTTAGCTGAACTGCTGGGTTCTGTCGTAGAAATGTTGCTCGGCGGAATCTGGGGTGCTTCCACGTTGATTTCTGGGTTAATCCAAGGGGTAAGTTCTGAACTTGGATTTGCGGTCACGGGCTACAAGAACTACGGCTGGCTGAGTGTGACGCTGACTTCGATTACCACCACGGTGATTACGTTTGGGTACCAATTAATCAGACAAGACTATGCCGGCTTTAGCGTGGGCTTGATTGCGACACTGTTCGTAGTTGCATTGGTATCCGTCTTCATCTTCAGTGGTGTGCTTTCACTGTTGATTGCGCGGATGTTGGAACGGGCTCATTTGTTGGAAAAATGAGCCATATTTATGAATGATGAAGCGACTGTCAGTGGACGGTCGCTTTTTTATGTCTTTTGGTTTATGGTTGTTTCAATCATGAAATCAAGGAGGAATTACAATGTCAGGAACCCAAAAGTTGACCTCTGAGCGACTAATTTTACGGCCGTTACAGGAAAGCGATACTGCTATGATGTTTTATAACTGGGCCAGTGATCCACGGGTCACCAAATATTTAACGTGGCCAGCACATGAATCCATTGAAATGACGAAAGAAAGTTTGAAAATTCGGCAACCGTGG
This genomic stretch from Fructilactobacillus carniphilus harbors:
- a CDS encoding purine-cytosine permease family protein, which translates into the protein MNNSKYAFRVIPQDERNMNYWDMFATWFGANANNGTWFIGGVVAACGLIGGTTATLIAGVLAYIFLSMLGYVGYQTGATTTVLSRGSFGIRGSIIPSLINITLFLGWTAVNTFIAATSLAFIFHSLFNWPLFGHPGGNLGMIVGIGIMSVLHILSIVAGQRSVQLVERIGVVLVIIFVILETIVVFKNVSMTDLLHYRIPAAQKMPFGLGIDTIADASLGWVTGAADFTRFTRKKHVAISAPFWGALLGLMSFTLIGICTTISVAMTSGSYDPNNSDPSIIANKLGLGFIAMIVIVLTSMTANAVNIQAGASALNNVFHKVSFNKSLVIITLVSMLLTFVPLLNGSFLASFTSFLDYTGMLLGPIIAIMCVDYFLLNWKNYTPQTLANPKGQLWYQGGYNVIAIVTLVLGVILYLVLKNMPVIKETVGATFISMIFSAIVYYGLSRGFGLEKNTK
- a CDS encoding ECF transporter S component, whose product is MAKLQTEDEIMKRWVSEWHLKNIILVTLIGIITGLIFWIMDPIYTAVTAVLTPLGLAPFAGSILLGFWTMAGPLALLVVRIPGSGLLAELLGSVVEMLLGGIWGASTLISGLIQGVSSELGFAVTGYKNYGWLSVTLTSITTTVITFGYQLIRQDYAGFSVGLIATLFVVALVSVFIFSGVLSLLIARMLERAHLLEK